DNA sequence from the Parasphaerochaeta coccoides DSM 17374 genome:
GGCGATGTCCTTCTTCCTTTGCTAACCGGCGGTCTTGTCTTGGGAGCCTTATTCATGGCCACGGATATGGTCACTTCACCTATCACCAATCCGGGACGGCTTGTTTTTGGCATTGGATGTGGCGTCCTGACATTCCTTCTTCGTTACTATGGTTCCTTGCCGGAAGCGACATCCTTGGCAATTCTCATAATGAACATTCTGACTCCTACCATTGACAGGTACATCCGACCGAGGCTGTATGGAACCGGACGACAGGCAAAATTGGGAAACAGGGAGGTGACGGCATGACTGAAAAGATTAAGACTGTGCTTATAGTCACCATATCCTTTGTCGTTGCTTGTTTTCTTCTTGCAGGACTCAATGCCATTACCGCGCCGATTGTCTCTGCCGCTGCGTCATCACAGGAGCAGGCAGACTACATTGGGGTTGCGTCAGGAAACAGTCTGGGACTGAAGGAAGCGGTGGAAGGCGTTGCCTCGGTAAACTATCGCCTGGAGATGAAGGATGTGAACGGAAAACATGTGGGCTGGGTGCTCGACCTTACAGGTAGCGGCTTCGGCGGACCAATGCGCATCGTTGCAAGCTATGACCTTTCCGGAGCCATCATCGCTGGTACGATACTGGAGAATACCGAAACACCCGGTATCGGGACACGGAGCCAGGAGCCTGGGTATTTCGATATGTTCACAGGAACAGGAGGTCAGGTTCCCGTACCCGTTTCCGCAGCCAGGCTCAGTGCAGGTCATGTACAGACAATGAGTGGTGCGACGATTACTTTTACTGGCATTGCCCGCGCACTTGCAGCAGGTTCCGACTATATCAAGAGTCTGGGAGGTACAAGGTGATGAAATTCACAACATATGAGCAAGACGGACAGACATCAATGCCAGCAGTATGCCTTGCTCTGGGCATATGCACTGCGCTGGAAGCTGCTGCCGCCGTCAATTCCGCCATTGTCCTTGGACTTCTTCTGTTGT
Encoded proteins:
- a CDS encoding FMN-binding protein gives rise to the protein MTEKIKTVLIVTISFVVACFLLAGLNAITAPIVSAAASSQEQADYIGVASGNSLGLKEAVEGVASVNYRLEMKDVNGKHVGWVLDLTGSGFGGPMRIVASYDLSGAIIAGTILENTETPGIGTRSQEPGYFDMFTGTGGQVPVPVSAARLSAGHVQTMSGATITFTGIARALAAGSDYIKSLGGTR